A portion of the Streptomyces sp. NBC_01335 genome contains these proteins:
- a CDS encoding sugar ABC transporter substrate-binding protein, producing the protein MTAHITAGPRQRRRRLDRRVIVPLTVVSALVGAVALSGCGQQRDESVFTVLNSSTDDSYHGWDAATLKRCSKQLGVTIEQQSVPAAQVMTKSLRMASSKSLPDIIQFDGSEMPTFAETGGLLDLKKLGVSTADIPQGILDYGSYKGTYYGAARTVNTLALFYNKDILDKAGLPVPTTWAEMQATAKQLTKKGSYGIALSAGGAEDGVYQFTPFMWSNGGDETDLDSPKVVEALDYWKGLIKDGSLSKSTVNWTQADVNDQFMAGNAAMMINGPWQVETLNTKKNLHWGIAQIPVPKAGEDSVGPLGGGMLTIPDVGDTAREKTSAKIVNCMTSEQEEVTYALNSWMIPANEKAAAVWRKKVPSLSSLADQVATARSRTAQLGSGWTSVSLALQSAFQSALTGQSSESALHHAQQRVESGN; encoded by the coding sequence GTGACAGCACACATAACGGCCGGACCGCGCCAGCGGCGCCGCCGTCTCGACCGGCGGGTCATCGTCCCGCTCACCGTTGTCTCCGCGCTCGTCGGCGCCGTCGCCCTCTCCGGCTGCGGCCAGCAGCGGGACGAGAGCGTGTTCACCGTCCTGAACTCCTCGACGGACGACTCGTACCACGGCTGGGACGCCGCGACCCTGAAGCGCTGCAGCAAGCAGCTGGGCGTCACCATCGAGCAGCAGTCCGTACCGGCCGCGCAGGTCATGACGAAGTCGCTGCGGATGGCCTCCTCGAAGTCGCTGCCCGACATCATCCAGTTCGACGGCTCCGAGATGCCGACGTTCGCCGAGACCGGCGGGCTGCTCGACCTGAAGAAGCTGGGCGTCTCCACCGCGGACATCCCGCAGGGCATCCTCGACTACGGCTCGTACAAGGGCACGTACTACGGGGCGGCGCGCACGGTGAACACCCTCGCGCTCTTCTACAACAAGGACATCCTCGACAAGGCCGGACTGCCGGTGCCCACCACCTGGGCCGAGATGCAGGCCACCGCCAAGCAGCTCACCAAGAAGGGGAGCTACGGCATCGCGCTCAGCGCGGGCGGCGCGGAGGACGGGGTCTACCAGTTCACGCCGTTCATGTGGTCCAACGGCGGCGACGAGACCGACCTCGACTCGCCGAAGGTGGTCGAGGCGCTGGATTACTGGAAGGGCCTCATCAAGGACGGCTCCCTCTCCAAGTCCACCGTCAACTGGACCCAGGCCGACGTCAACGACCAGTTCATGGCGGGCAACGCGGCCATGATGATCAACGGTCCGTGGCAGGTCGAGACGCTCAACACCAAGAAGAACCTGCACTGGGGCATCGCGCAGATCCCGGTCCCGAAGGCCGGCGAAGACTCGGTGGGTCCGCTGGGCGGCGGGATGCTGACCATCCCGGACGTCGGCGACACCGCGCGGGAGAAGACCTCCGCGAAGATCGTCAACTGCATGACCAGCGAGCAGGAGGAGGTCACCTACGCGCTGAACAGCTGGATGATCCCGGCCAACGAGAAGGCCGCCGCCGTGTGGCGGAAGAAGGTGCCGTCGCTCAGTTCGCTCGCCGACCAGGTGGCCACCGCCCGCTCGCGCACCGCGCAGCTCGGCTCCGGCTGGACCTCCGTGTCCCTGGCCCTGCAGAGCGCCTTCCAGTCGGCCCTCACCGGCCAGTCCAGTGAGTCGGCCCTCCACCACGCCCAGCAGCGTGTCGAGAGCGGGAACTGA
- a CDS encoding LysR family transcriptional regulator, whose protein sequence is MDVDTRLLRYFAAVAEEGSLTGAAQKLFVSQPALTKQIRRLEDDLGVPLFARSRSGMALTEAGRELAARVPALLKGWDEAIEATGRARALRLGFLDAGALGAVHEVIAEFRQAHQEWRVELRQSDWSDASAGLARGEVDAAVVRLPFPGQERLHVRELFVEERGVLLSTRHPLANRGTVEFRELWDEPFVAAGAETGAWREYWLATEEREGHPVRVGAVTSRPDEWLGAVAAGCVALAPASTARFYSHPDVVFRPVRGVSPSRVGLARPSGRTREAALDELLEAVARRLSPS, encoded by the coding sequence ATGGACGTGGACACGCGCCTGCTCAGGTACTTCGCCGCAGTGGCGGAGGAGGGCAGCCTGACCGGGGCAGCGCAGAAGCTGTTCGTCTCCCAGCCCGCGCTGACGAAACAGATCCGGCGCCTGGAGGACGATCTCGGGGTACCGCTCTTCGCACGTTCACGGTCCGGGATGGCGCTGACCGAGGCCGGTCGAGAACTCGCCGCGCGGGTGCCCGCACTGCTGAAGGGCTGGGACGAGGCGATCGAGGCAACCGGCCGGGCGCGGGCGCTGCGCCTGGGTTTCCTGGACGCGGGCGCCCTGGGCGCCGTCCACGAGGTCATCGCCGAGTTCCGGCAGGCGCATCAGGAGTGGCGGGTGGAACTGCGTCAGTCCGACTGGTCGGACGCGAGTGCCGGCCTGGCCCGGGGCGAAGTGGACGCGGCAGTGGTGCGGTTGCCCTTTCCGGGGCAGGAGCGGCTGCACGTGCGGGAGTTGTTCGTCGAGGAACGTGGGGTGCTGCTGTCGACTCGGCATCCGCTGGCGAACCGCGGGACGGTGGAGTTCCGGGAGCTGTGGGACGAGCCGTTCGTCGCGGCCGGAGCCGAGACCGGGGCCTGGAGGGAGTACTGGCTGGCAACGGAGGAGCGGGAAGGCCACCCGGTCCGGGTCGGTGCCGTCACGAGCCGGCCCGACGAGTGGCTCGGAGCGGTGGCTGCCGGCTGCGTGGCGTTGGCCCCAGCGTCGACGGCCCGTTTCTACTCCCATCCGGACGTGGTGTTCCGTCCGGTCCGCGGGGTCTCTCCGAGCCGGGTAGGGCTGGCACGGCCCAGCGGCCGGACACGCGAGGCGGCGCTGGACGAGTTGCTGGAGGCCGTCGCGCGACGCTTGAGCCCGAGCTGA
- a CDS encoding DoxX family protein — translation MTGTELAFLVVTLFTAAANVGIAAADLAGARFVLANSAQVGVPRHWLPRLAALKLAGAAGLLLGLPDAALRPLGAAAACGLVLLYLGALAFHLRARVFHNLAFPGFFFALAVASLALTVSA, via the coding sequence ATGACCGGTACCGAGCTCGCGTTTCTCGTCGTCACCCTGTTCACCGCCGCTGCCAACGTCGGAATCGCCGCAGCCGACCTCGCCGGGGCGCGCTTCGTGCTGGCCAACTCGGCACAGGTGGGTGTGCCCCGACACTGGCTGCCCCGGCTGGCCGCCCTCAAGCTGGCGGGTGCGGCCGGCCTCCTCCTCGGCCTCCCCGACGCGGCACTGCGCCCCCTGGGTGCCGCTGCGGCCTGCGGTCTCGTCCTGCTCTACCTGGGCGCGCTCGCCTTCCATCTGCGCGCCCGCGTGTTCCACAACCTCGCGTTTCCCGGTTTCTTCTTTGCTCTCGCCGTCGCCTCGCTGGCCTTGACCGTGTCCGCCTGA
- a CDS encoding threonine/serine dehydratase: MITVADVEAAAERIAGHVVRTPTVPSPGLSALLGAQVTAKLELLQRTGSFKARGATAKLLTLGETRRAAGVVAVSGGNHGIAVAVMAGALGIEATVVMPRSAPGRAVDIAEASGASVVLADTMHDAFALVDEFRAKGLTLVHPFDDPDVIAAQGTVGLEFADDAGELTDVLVSIGGGGLISGVATALHARRPGVRIWGVETEGARAMSTALASGGPVPVELSSIVSTLSAPSASQLTYEHVSALVTEVLTVTDAEAVQGVLDLADHAKVWAEPAAGCLLPAARQVLERVGEGARFGLVVCGGNASAADMTAWADRFGLR; encoded by the coding sequence CTGATCACTGTCGCGGACGTGGAAGCTGCGGCCGAACGGATCGCAGGCCATGTCGTACGGACCCCGACGGTGCCGAGCCCCGGGCTCTCCGCGCTCCTGGGCGCGCAGGTCACCGCGAAACTGGAACTCCTGCAGCGCACCGGCTCCTTCAAGGCACGCGGCGCGACGGCGAAGCTGCTCACGCTCGGCGAGACCCGACGGGCCGCCGGGGTCGTGGCGGTGAGCGGCGGCAACCACGGCATCGCGGTCGCGGTCATGGCCGGCGCACTGGGCATCGAGGCGACCGTGGTCATGCCGCGGTCCGCCCCCGGCCGCGCGGTGGACATCGCCGAGGCCTCCGGGGCGAGCGTCGTCCTCGCCGACACCATGCACGACGCGTTCGCCCTCGTGGACGAGTTCCGGGCCAAGGGACTCACCCTGGTCCACCCCTTCGACGACCCCGACGTCATCGCGGCGCAGGGCACGGTCGGCCTGGAGTTCGCGGACGACGCCGGGGAGCTCACCGACGTACTCGTCAGCATCGGCGGCGGAGGGCTCATCTCCGGGGTCGCCACCGCGCTGCACGCCCGCCGTCCCGGTGTACGGATCTGGGGCGTGGAGACCGAAGGCGCGCGAGCCATGTCGACGGCCCTGGCCTCCGGCGGGCCGGTGCCGGTCGAGCTGTCTTCGATCGTCTCGACCTTGAGCGCCCCCAGCGCCTCGCAGCTGACCTACGAGCACGTGTCGGCGCTGGTCACCGAGGTACTCACGGTGACCGACGCCGAGGCCGTGCAGGGCGTTCTCGACCTGGCCGACCACGCGAAGGTCTGGGCCGAGCCCGCCGCGGGATGCCTGCTGCCCGCGGCACGCCAGGTGCTGGAGCGCGTCGGCGAGGGCGCCAGGTTCGGCCTGGTGGTCTGCGGAGGCAACGCGTCCGCCGCCGACATGACCGCCTGGGCCGACCGCTTCGGACTGCGCTGA
- a CDS encoding carbohydrate ABC transporter permease — translation MATTTPAVSARTPGSPAENRPKRRWGATIIGIVILCVMLFPLYWMVNTALQPESGLLEVSPVPHSLDFSGFSSAFKEQGSHLLTSLGVALGAVVICLAFSAPAAYGLAQFKLRGTKTVVFGTLITQMVPGIVIANALYSAYVDLGLVNSYAGLMLADASLGIPFAIVLMRSFMVAIPREVIEAAEVDGAGKFRTFVQVVLPMSRNSLITAGLFSFLYAWSDFMFALTLNTTDDVKPITLGIYQYIGAHVGDWGSVMSAAVLSAIPAAVLLVLSQKYIAAGITGGSVK, via the coding sequence ATGGCGACCACCACTCCCGCCGTTTCGGCCCGCACTCCGGGCAGCCCGGCCGAGAACCGGCCGAAGCGCCGCTGGGGCGCGACGATCATCGGCATCGTCATCCTCTGCGTGATGCTCTTCCCGCTCTACTGGATGGTCAACACGGCGCTCCAGCCGGAGTCCGGTCTGCTGGAGGTCTCCCCGGTCCCGCACAGCCTGGACTTCTCGGGCTTCAGCTCCGCGTTCAAGGAGCAGGGCAGCCACCTGCTGACCTCGCTCGGCGTCGCGCTCGGCGCCGTGGTCATCTGCCTGGCGTTCTCGGCGCCGGCCGCCTACGGGCTCGCCCAGTTCAAGCTGCGCGGTACGAAGACCGTCGTGTTCGGCACCCTGATCACGCAGATGGTCCCCGGCATCGTCATCGCCAACGCCCTGTACAGCGCCTACGTGGACCTGGGGCTGGTCAACTCGTACGCCGGTCTGATGCTCGCCGACGCCTCGCTGGGCATCCCGTTCGCGATCGTGCTGATGCGCTCGTTCATGGTGGCGATCCCCCGCGAGGTCATCGAGGCCGCCGAGGTCGACGGCGCGGGCAAGTTCCGCACCTTTGTCCAGGTTGTTCTGCCGATGAGCCGCAACTCCCTGATCACCGCTGGGCTGTTCTCGTTCCTGTATGCCTGGAGCGATTTCATGTTTGCCCTCACACTGAACACCACGGACGACGTGAAGCCGATCACCCTCGGCATCTACCAGTACATCGGTGCGCACGTCGGAGACTGGGGCTCGGTCATGTCCGCGGCGGTGCTGTCGGCGATCCCGGCGGCCGTGCTGCTCGTCCTGTCCCAGAAGTACATCGCCGCCGGGATCACCGGCGGCTCGGTCAAGTAA
- a CDS encoding phosphotransferase family protein — protein MEPGAVARERSIRERLAGAARDALGGGRRLEAVERVTGGSKKGVYRLVMDDATTAVAYLWDEAENYWPAAEGDDDLTDPFSPGLGIDLFRAAHARLDALGVRVPALRLLDRDGAHGDGGLAIVEDLRGESLEELLARDRHAAAPVMARLAESLKAMRGHRAPAYGKVAVVDGGGTSRGSSCEEVVLGRALRDLTEAASRDPRIADTRDRLEERLLGLAAAVRPRAQYAVVHGELGPDHVRVDADGNPVVIDIEGVMYFDVEWEHVFLRIRLHEAYEPLEADGLDEDRLALYLLAQRLSLTAGPLRLLDGDFPDRAFMAGIAEYNLKRALELVRP, from the coding sequence GTGGAACCCGGGGCAGTGGCGCGGGAGCGGTCGATACGGGAGCGGCTGGCGGGCGCGGCGCGGGACGCACTGGGCGGAGGGCGGAGGCTGGAGGCGGTCGAGCGGGTCACGGGCGGCAGCAAGAAGGGCGTGTACCGCCTGGTGATGGACGACGCGACGACGGCGGTCGCCTACCTGTGGGACGAGGCGGAGAACTACTGGCCCGCCGCCGAGGGCGACGACGACCTCACCGACCCGTTCTCGCCCGGCCTCGGGATCGATCTGTTCCGGGCCGCGCACGCGCGTCTGGACGCCCTCGGGGTCCGCGTACCGGCGCTCCGCCTCCTCGACCGCGACGGCGCCCACGGCGACGGCGGCCTCGCGATCGTGGAGGACCTCCGGGGAGAGAGCCTGGAAGAGCTGCTGGCGCGCGACCGGCACGCGGCCGCTCCGGTCATGGCCCGGCTCGCGGAGTCCCTGAAGGCGATGCGGGGCCACCGGGCACCGGCGTACGGCAAGGTGGCCGTGGTCGACGGCGGAGGAACGTCGCGCGGTTCCTCGTGCGAGGAGGTCGTCCTCGGCCGGGCGCTGCGCGACCTCACCGAGGCCGCCTCGCGTGACCCCCGGATCGCCGACACCCGCGACCGGCTGGAGGAGCGGCTGCTCGGCCTGGCGGCGGCGGTGCGGCCGCGCGCACAGTACGCGGTCGTCCACGGCGAACTGGGCCCCGACCACGTGCGGGTGGACGCGGACGGCAACCCCGTGGTGATCGACATCGAGGGGGTGATGTACTTCGACGTCGAGTGGGAGCACGTGTTCCTGCGCATCCGCCTGCACGAGGCCTACGAGCCGCTGGAGGCGGACGGGCTGGACGAGGACCGGCTCGCGCTGTACCTGCTCGCCCAGCGGCTCTCGCTGACCGCGGGCCCGCTGCGCCTGCTCGACGGGGACTTCCCCGACCGGGCCTTCATGGCGGGCATCGCCGAGTACAACCTGAAGCGGGCGCTGGAGCTGGTCCGCCCCTGA
- a CDS encoding GH1 family beta-glucosidase: MSEFPVFPPGFVFGAATASYQIEGAVAEDGRGPSIWDTYSHTPGRTDGGDTGDVACDHYHRYPEDVALLRDLGVDSYRFSIAWPRIQPTGSGPANAKGLDFYSRLVDNLLEAGIEPAATLYHWDLPQALEDKGGWRVRETAERFGEFTSIVAEHLADRVPRWITLNEPWCSAFLGYSVGRHAPGAKEGTGALAAAHHLLVGHGLAMKALRAAGVRDAGITLNLDRNLPAADTDADRGAVLRADTQHNLVWTEPILAGRYPASDEETWGELITNQDFRLDGDLELISQPLDFLGINYYRPIVVADAPYREADPALRVATDNRLRETEYPDVRRTAMGWPVVPETFTDLLTDLKKTYGDALPPIHITENGSAEYDTVDADGAVHDTDRVEYLRDHLTALKAAMDAGVEVQGYYVWSLLDNFEWALGYAKRFGIIRVDYDTQERTPKDSYRWYQELIKAHRK; encoded by the coding sequence ATGAGTGAGTTCCCTGTCTTCCCTCCGGGATTCGTGTTCGGTGCGGCCACCGCGTCGTACCAGATCGAAGGCGCGGTGGCCGAGGACGGCCGCGGCCCCTCGATCTGGGACACCTACAGCCACACACCGGGACGTACGGACGGCGGCGACACGGGTGACGTGGCCTGCGACCACTACCACCGCTACCCCGAGGACGTGGCGCTCCTGCGCGACCTGGGCGTGGACTCGTACCGTTTCTCCATAGCCTGGCCCCGCATCCAGCCGACCGGCAGCGGCCCGGCCAACGCCAAGGGCCTGGACTTCTACTCGCGCCTGGTCGACAACCTGCTCGAAGCGGGCATCGAGCCGGCCGCCACCCTCTACCACTGGGACCTTCCGCAGGCCCTGGAGGACAAGGGCGGCTGGCGGGTCCGCGAGACCGCCGAGCGCTTCGGCGAGTTCACCTCGATCGTGGCCGAGCACCTGGCCGACCGGGTGCCGCGCTGGATCACCCTCAACGAGCCCTGGTGCAGTGCCTTCCTCGGCTACTCCGTCGGCCGGCACGCCCCGGGCGCCAAGGAGGGCACCGGCGCGCTGGCCGCCGCACACCACCTGCTGGTCGGCCACGGCCTGGCCATGAAGGCGCTGCGCGCGGCGGGCGTACGCGACGCGGGCATCACCCTCAACCTGGACCGCAACCTCCCGGCGGCCGACACCGACGCGGACCGCGGTGCGGTGCTCCGCGCGGACACCCAGCACAACCTGGTGTGGACCGAGCCGATCCTCGCCGGCCGCTACCCGGCGAGCGACGAGGAGACCTGGGGCGAGCTCATCACCAACCAGGACTTCCGCCTCGACGGCGACCTGGAGCTGATCTCCCAGCCGCTGGACTTCCTGGGCATCAACTACTACCGCCCGATCGTCGTCGCCGACGCCCCGTACCGCGAGGCCGACCCGGCGCTGCGGGTGGCGACCGACAACCGGCTCCGCGAGACGGAGTACCCGGACGTCCGCCGCACCGCGATGGGCTGGCCGGTCGTGCCGGAGACCTTCACCGATCTGCTGACGGATCTGAAGAAGACCTACGGCGACGCCCTGCCGCCCATCCACATCACGGAGAACGGCTCGGCCGAGTACGACACCGTCGACGCGGACGGCGCCGTGCACGACACGGACCGTGTCGAGTACCTGCGCGACCACCTGACGGCCCTCAAGGCCGCGATGGACGCCGGGGTGGAGGTCCAGGGCTACTACGTCTGGTCGCTGCTGGACAACTTCGAGTGGGCCCTCGGGTACGCGAAGCGGTTCGGGATCATCCGGGTCGACTACGACACCCAGGAGCGCACCCCGAAGGACAGCTACCGCTGGTACCAGGAGCTGATCAAGGCGCACCGGAAGTAA
- the acnA gene encoding aconitate hydratase AcnA, protein MSANSFDARSTLRVGDESYEIFRLDKVEGSARLPYSLKVLLENLLRTEDGANITADHIRALGGWDSQAQPSQEIQFTPARVIMQDFTGVPCVVDLATMREAVKELGGDPAKINPLAPAELVIDHSVIADKFGTSDAFSQNVELEYGRNKERYQFLRWGQTAFDEFKVVPPGTGIVHQVNIEHLARTVMVRGGQAYPDTLVGTDSHTTMVNGLGVLGWGVGGIEAEAAMLGQPVSMLIPRVVGFKLTGELPAGTTATDLVLTITEMLRKHGVVGKFVEFYGEGVAATSLANRATIGNMSPEFGSTAAIFPIDDETLNYLRLTGRDAQQVALVEAYAKEQGLWLDPAAEPDFSEKLELDLSTVVPSIAGPKRPQDRIVLADAKAQFAQDVRNYVSDDEESGKESFPASDSPAAANGVPSNPTTVTAPDGTTYEIDHGAVTVAAITSCTNTSNPYVMVAAALVAKKAVEKGLTRKPWVKTTLAPGSKVVTDYFDKAGLTPYLDKVGFNLVGYGCTTCIGNSGPLPEEVSKAVNEHDLAVTSVLSGNRNFEGRINPDVKMNYLASPPLVVAYAIAGSMKVDITKDALGVDQEGKPVFLADIWPSEAEVNDVVANSIGEDMFNKSYQDVFAGDAQWQALPIPTGNTFEWDSESTYVRKPPYFEGMTMETTPVEDITGARVLAKLGDSVTTDHISPAGAIKADTPAGKYLTEHGIERRDFNSYGSRRGNHEVMIRGTFANIRLRNQIAPGTEGGFTRDFTQVDGPVSFIYDASQNYQAAGTPLVILAGKEYGSGSSRDWAAKGTALLGVKAVIAESYERIHRSNLIGMGVLPLQFPEGHTAETLGLTGEETFSFTGVTVLNDGTTPRTVKVTTDTGVEFDGVVRIDTPGEADYYRNGGILQYVLRSLIRK, encoded by the coding sequence GTGTCGGCGAACAGCTTCGACGCCCGCAGCACGCTGCGCGTGGGCGACGAGTCGTACGAGATCTTCCGGCTGGACAAGGTGGAGGGCTCCGCTCGCCTCCCGTACAGCCTGAAGGTGCTGCTGGAGAACCTCCTCCGCACCGAGGACGGCGCGAACATCACCGCCGACCACATCCGGGCGCTGGGCGGCTGGGACTCCCAGGCCCAGCCGAGCCAGGAGATCCAGTTCACGCCGGCCCGCGTGATCATGCAGGACTTCACCGGCGTTCCCTGCGTCGTGGACCTCGCCACCATGCGTGAGGCCGTGAAGGAGCTCGGCGGCGACCCGGCGAAGATCAACCCGCTGGCCCCGGCCGAGCTGGTCATCGACCACTCCGTCATCGCCGACAAGTTCGGCACCAGCGACGCGTTCTCCCAGAACGTCGAGCTGGAGTACGGCCGCAACAAGGAGCGCTACCAGTTCCTGCGCTGGGGCCAGACCGCCTTCGACGAGTTCAAGGTCGTCCCCCCGGGCACCGGCATCGTGCACCAGGTCAACATCGAGCACCTGGCCCGTACGGTCATGGTCCGCGGCGGCCAGGCGTACCCCGACACCCTCGTCGGCACCGACTCGCACACCACGATGGTCAACGGCCTCGGCGTGCTGGGCTGGGGCGTCGGCGGCATCGAGGCCGAGGCCGCGATGCTCGGCCAGCCGGTCTCCATGCTCATCCCGCGCGTCGTCGGCTTCAAGCTGACCGGCGAGCTGCCGGCCGGCACCACCGCCACCGACCTCGTGCTCACGATCACCGAGATGCTGCGCAAGCACGGCGTCGTCGGCAAGTTCGTCGAGTTCTACGGTGAGGGCGTCGCCGCCACCTCGCTGGCCAACCGCGCCACCATCGGCAACATGTCGCCGGAGTTCGGTTCCACCGCCGCGATCTTCCCGATCGACGACGAGACCCTGAACTACCTGCGTCTGACCGGCCGCGACGCCCAGCAGGTCGCGCTCGTCGAGGCGTACGCCAAGGAGCAGGGCCTCTGGCTGGACCCGGCCGCCGAGCCGGACTTCTCCGAGAAGCTGGAGCTCGACCTCTCCACGGTCGTCCCCTCCATCGCCGGCCCGAAGCGCCCGCAGGACCGCATCGTCCTCGCCGACGCCAAGGCGCAGTTCGCCCAGGACGTGCGCAACTACGTCTCGGACGACGAGGAGTCGGGCAAGGAGTCCTTCCCGGCCTCCGACTCCCCGGCCGCCGCCAACGGCGTCCCGTCGAACCCGACCACGGTCACGGCCCCCGACGGCACCACGTACGAGATCGACCACGGCGCCGTCACCGTCGCCGCGATCACCTCCTGCACCAACACCTCGAACCCGTACGTCATGGTCGCCGCGGCGCTCGTGGCGAAGAAGGCGGTCGAGAAGGGCCTGACCCGCAAGCCGTGGGTCAAGACCACCCTCGCCCCGGGCTCGAAGGTCGTCACCGACTACTTCGACAAGGCGGGCCTGACCCCGTACCTCGACAAGGTCGGCTTCAACCTCGTCGGCTACGGCTGCACCACCTGCATCGGCAACTCCGGCCCGCTGCCGGAAGAGGTCTCCAAGGCGGTCAACGAGCACGACCTGGCGGTCACCTCGGTGCTCTCCGGCAACCGCAACTTCGAGGGCCGGATCAACCCCGACGTCAAGATGAACTACCTGGCGTCCCCGCCGCTGGTCGTCGCGTACGCCATCGCCGGCTCGATGAAGGTCGACATCACCAAGGACGCCCTCGGTGTCGACCAGGAAGGCAAGCCGGTCTTCCTGGCGGACATCTGGCCGTCCGAGGCCGAGGTGAACGACGTCGTCGCCAACTCCATCGGCGAGGACATGTTCAACAAGTCCTACCAGGACGTCTTCGCGGGCGACGCCCAGTGGCAGGCGCTGCCGATCCCGACCGGCAACACCTTCGAGTGGGACTCCGAGTCCACCTACGTCCGGAAGCCCCCGTACTTCGAGGGCATGACGATGGAGACGACCCCGGTCGAGGACATCACCGGCGCCCGGGTGCTCGCCAAGCTCGGCGACTCGGTCACCACCGACCACATCTCCCCGGCCGGTGCGATCAAGGCCGACACCCCGGCCGGCAAGTACCTCACGGAGCACGGCATCGAGCGTCGTGACTTCAACTCCTACGGCTCGCGCCGTGGTAACCACGAGGTCATGATCCGCGGCACGTTCGCCAACATCCGCCTGCGCAACCAGATCGCGCCGGGCACCGAGGGCGGCTTCACCCGCGACTTCACCCAGGTCGACGGCCCGGTGTCGTTCATCTACGACGCCTCCCAGAACTACCAGGCCGCCGGCACCCCGCTGGTCATCCTGGCGGGCAAGGAGTACGGCTCCGGCTCGTCCCGCGACTGGGCCGCCAAGGGCACCGCGCTGCTGGGCGTCAAGGCCGTCATCGCCGAGTCGTACGAGCGCATCCACCGCTCGAACCTCATCGGCATGGGCGTCCTCCCGCTCCAGTTCCCGGAGGGTCACACCGCCGAGACCCTCGGCCTCACCGGCGAGGAGACCTTCTCCTTCACCGGCGTGACCGTGCTGAACGACGGCACCACCCCGCGCACCGTCAAGGTCACCACCGACACCGGTGTCGAGTTCGACGGCGTCGTCCGCATCGACACGCCCGGCGAGGCGGACTACTACCGCAACGGCGGCATCCTGCAGTACGTGCTCCGCAGCCTGATCCGCAAGTAG
- a CDS encoding carbohydrate ABC transporter permease: MSSTAASAPAAASGASAPVAVPAAKSPKPGSLKRRRTLAQWGFIAPAVIFMLLFFGYPLVRNVVMSFQHYTPSTFFTGEAPFNGLDNWKNVFQDDLFGKALWQTILFTIGSLIGQFCIGLALAVFFNRRFPLNGVLRSLILLPWLVPMVVSGVVWRRILDQDTGVLNSFLGLFGAGDTPWLSSTGMALISVIMVNIWIGIPFNMVILYGGLQEVPKEMYEAASLDGASAWRQFRSITLPLLKPVITVVLVLGFMSTVKILDLVLALTDGGPADSTQTLGTLTYQNSFAQLDFGAGAVVGNILILISAVFAVFYLRANRNEGK; this comes from the coding sequence ATGTCGTCCACCGCTGCTTCTGCACCTGCTGCCGCGTCCGGGGCGTCCGCCCCCGTGGCGGTCCCCGCGGCCAAGAGCCCGAAGCCGGGCTCGCTCAAGCGCCGCCGCACGCTGGCCCAGTGGGGGTTCATCGCCCCCGCCGTGATCTTCATGCTGCTGTTCTTCGGCTACCCGCTCGTCCGCAACGTCGTGATGAGCTTCCAGCACTACACGCCGTCCACCTTCTTCACGGGTGAGGCGCCCTTCAACGGGCTCGACAACTGGAAGAACGTCTTCCAGGACGACCTGTTCGGCAAGGCCCTGTGGCAGACCATCCTCTTCACGATCGGCTCGCTGATCGGGCAGTTCTGCATCGGCCTCGCCCTCGCGGTGTTCTTCAACCGCCGCTTCCCCCTCAACGGGGTGCTGCGGTCGCTGATCCTGCTGCCCTGGCTGGTCCCGATGGTCGTGTCCGGTGTCGTCTGGCGCCGCATCCTCGACCAGGACACCGGCGTGCTCAACTCCTTCCTGGGCCTGTTCGGTGCCGGTGACACCCCCTGGCTGAGCAGCACCGGCATGGCGCTGATCTCGGTCATCATGGTGAACATCTGGATCGGCATCCCGTTCAACATGGTGATCCTCTACGGCGGCCTCCAGGAGGTCCCGAAGGAGATGTACGAGGCGGCCTCGCTCGACGGCGCCTCCGCCTGGCGCCAGTTCCGCTCCATCACCCTGCCGCTGCTGAAGCCGGTCATCACCGTGGTGCTGGTGCTGGGCTTCATGTCGACCGTCAAGATCCTGGACCTGGTCCTCGCCCTGACCGACGGCGGTCCCGCCGACTCCACCCAGACCCTGGGCACCCTGACGTACCAGAACTCCTTCGCCCAGCTGGACTTCGGCGCGGGCGCGGTGGTCGGCAACATCCTGATCCTGATCTCCGCCGTCTTCGCGGTGTTCTACCTGCGGGCCAACCGCAACGAGGGGAAGTGA